Proteins encoded within one genomic window of Pigmentiphaga sp. H8:
- the fdh3B gene encoding formate dehydrogenase FDH3 subunit beta: MARMKFICDAERCIECNACVTACKNEHEVPWGVNRRRVVTLNDGVPGEKSISVACMHCSDAPCMAVCPVNCFYHTDEGVVLHNKDTCIGCGYCSYACPFGAPQFPSQGTFGVRGKMDKCTFCAGGPEAHGSEAEFEKYGRNRLAEGKLPACAEMCSTKALLGGDGDVIADIFRTRVVARGKGAEVWGWGTAYGSKQAGQPPQNPQPGGTTTGGK, encoded by the coding sequence ATGGCCAGAATGAAGTTCATCTGCGATGCGGAGCGCTGCATCGAATGCAATGCCTGCGTCACCGCCTGCAAGAACGAGCACGAGGTGCCGTGGGGCGTGAACCGCCGGCGCGTGGTCACGCTGAACGACGGCGTGCCGGGCGAGAAATCCATCTCGGTGGCCTGCATGCACTGCAGTGACGCGCCGTGCATGGCGGTCTGCCCGGTCAACTGCTTCTACCACACCGACGAAGGCGTGGTGCTGCACAACAAGGACACCTGCATAGGCTGCGGCTATTGCTCGTACGCCTGTCCGTTCGGTGCCCCGCAGTTCCCCTCGCAGGGCACCTTCGGCGTGCGCGGCAAGATGGACAAGTGCACCTTCTGCGCCGGCGGTCCCGAGGCCCATGGCAGCGAGGCCGAGTTCGAGAAATACGGCCGCAACCGGCTGGCCGAGGGCAAACTGCCCGCCTGTGCCGAGATGTGCTCGACCAAGGCGCTGCTGGGCGGCGACGGCGACGTGATCGCCGACATCTTCCGCACCCGCGTCGTCGCGCGCGGCAAGGGCGCCGAAGTCTGGGGCTGGGGCACCGCCTACGGCTCCAAGCAGGCCGGCCAGCCGCCGCAGAATCCCCAGCCGGGCGGTACAACCACCGGAGGCAAGTGA
- a CDS encoding formate dehydrogenase subunit gamma, producing the protein MIRSLLAALALFGAMLASPATLAADAAQPPAGTSMGAIQSANIFEVKPDASQDPGYADQTNAERAKVQPGNNAPNWRLVNSGQPGYSSLPRSEAPEAGVLIQRFVQYPGSKYTSAGEAWRQVRNNWLIPYGGSLLLIVLVAIALFYFTKGPLTVHGAETGRKIERFTYFERAAHWVNAIAFVILAISGLIMAFGKFFLLPIMGSALFGWMTWVLKTGHNFVGPLFAVSLVVVFLTFIRDNLPTRDDMVWLRKGGGLFNGQHVPTGRFNAGEKLVFWGGVLFLGFIVIGSGLVLDRVIPGLVYTRGTMQIAHMVHAVATILMMCMFLGHIYLGTLGMKGAYKAMKTGYVDEAWAREHHELWYNDIQAGKIPAQRTQPAQKKPDTRPANA; encoded by the coding sequence ATGATACGGTCGCTACTTGCCGCGCTCGCCCTGTTCGGCGCCATGCTGGCATCCCCCGCCACCCTGGCGGCGGATGCCGCGCAGCCCCCCGCCGGCACCTCGATGGGTGCCATCCAGAGCGCCAACATCTTCGAGGTCAAGCCCGACGCCAGCCAGGACCCGGGCTATGCCGACCAGACCAACGCCGAACGCGCCAAGGTCCAGCCGGGCAACAACGCGCCGAACTGGCGCTTGGTCAATTCCGGCCAGCCCGGCTATAGCAGCCTGCCGCGCAGCGAGGCCCCGGAAGCCGGCGTGCTGATCCAGCGCTTCGTGCAGTACCCGGGCTCGAAATACACCTCGGCCGGCGAAGCCTGGCGGCAGGTGCGCAACAACTGGCTGATCCCCTATGGCGGTTCGCTGCTGCTGATCGTGCTGGTCGCCATCGCGCTGTTCTACTTCACCAAGGGGCCTCTTACGGTCCACGGCGCCGAAACCGGCCGCAAGATCGAACGCTTCACGTATTTCGAACGGGCGGCTCACTGGGTCAATGCCATCGCATTCGTGATCCTGGCGATCTCGGGCCTGATCATGGCCTTCGGCAAGTTCTTCCTGCTGCCCATCATGGGCAGCGCCCTGTTCGGCTGGATGACCTGGGTGCTCAAGACCGGCCACAACTTCGTGGGCCCGCTGTTCGCGGTCTCGCTGGTGGTGGTCTTCCTTACCTTCATCCGCGACAACCTGCCCACGCGCGACGACATGGTCTGGCTGCGCAAGGGCGGCGGCCTGTTCAACGGCCAGCACGTTCCCACCGGCCGCTTCAACGCCGGGGAAAAGCTCGTGTTCTGGGGCGGCGTGCTGTTCCTGGGCTTCATCGTCATCGGGTCCGGGCTGGTGCTGGACCGGGTCATTCCCGGTCTGGTCTACACCCGCGGCACCATGCAGATCGCCCACATGGTCCACGCCGTGGCGACCATCCTGATGATGTGCATGTTCCTGGGCCACATCTACCTGGGCACCCTAGGCATGAAAGGCGCCTACAAGGCCATGAAGACCGGCTACGTGGACGAGGCCTGGGCCCGCGAGCACCACGAACTCTGGTACAACGACATCCAGGCGGGCAAGATCCCCGCCCAGCGCACCCAGCCTGCGCAGAAGAAGCCGGACACCCGGCCGGCGAACGCCTGA
- a CDS encoding substrate-binding domain-containing protein, with protein sequence MHQIEISYTFGVPRANAASIRNPLMDLLHAIREQGSISAAAKALDLSYRHVWGELKRWEKNLGHALVIWDKGQPARLTEFGNKLLWAERQAQARLAPQIGALYADLERAFAVAFDDAAHVVALHASHDDALASLREHAVASDKLHLDIRFTGSVDAIKALNEGRCVMAGFHVPADSPPGSLAERTYKPLLEPGQHKIIGFARRSQGLMVARGNPLGIASLADLARPDVRFVNRPLGTGTRVLLDELLARQALSPSAIQGYAHTEPSHAAVAHAVASGAADAGLGIEVAARTSRLDFIPLVSENYFLVCLKSTLELPSTQALLGILRSEAWQRKLAAMPGYQPQQSGEVLSMRRVLPWWNFRTPKPGKRG encoded by the coding sequence GTGCATCAAATCGAGATCTCCTACACCTTCGGCGTGCCGCGCGCCAACGCCGCCTCCATCCGCAATCCGCTGATGGACCTGCTGCACGCCATTCGCGAACAAGGGTCGATCTCGGCCGCCGCCAAGGCCCTGGACTTGTCCTACCGCCATGTCTGGGGCGAACTCAAGCGCTGGGAGAAAAACCTCGGGCACGCGCTGGTGATCTGGGACAAGGGTCAGCCGGCCCGGCTGACCGAGTTCGGCAACAAGCTGCTGTGGGCCGAGCGGCAGGCGCAGGCGCGGCTGGCGCCGCAGATCGGCGCCCTGTATGCCGACCTGGAGCGGGCCTTCGCGGTCGCCTTCGACGACGCGGCCCACGTGGTCGCCCTGCACGCCAGCCACGACGACGCGCTGGCCTCGCTGCGCGAGCACGCCGTGGCCAGCGACAAGCTGCACCTGGACATTCGCTTCACCGGTAGTGTCGACGCGATCAAGGCCTTGAACGAAGGCCGGTGCGTGATGGCGGGTTTCCACGTTCCCGCAGATTCCCCGCCGGGCTCGCTGGCCGAGCGCACGTACAAGCCGCTGCTCGAACCCGGCCAGCACAAGATCATCGGCTTCGCTCGCCGCAGCCAGGGGCTGATGGTGGCGCGGGGCAACCCGCTGGGCATTGCCTCGCTGGCCGATCTCGCGCGGCCCGACGTGCGTTTCGTGAATCGTCCGCTGGGCACGGGCACGCGCGTGCTGCTGGACGAATTGCTGGCCAGGCAGGCCTTGTCGCCGTCGGCCATCCAGGGCTACGCCCATACCGAGCCGTCGCACGCGGCGGTGGCGCACGCGGTGGCCTCGGGTGCCGCGGATGCGGGCCTGGGCATCGAGGTCGCGGCCCGGACCAGCCGGCTGGACTTCATTCCGCTGGTGTCCGAGAACTATTTCCTGGTCTGCCTGAAGTCCACGCTGGAGCTGCCGTCCACGCAAGCCTTGCTGGGTATCCTGCGCAGCGAGGCCTGGCAGCGCAAGCTGGCGGCGATGCCGGGGTACCAGCCGCAGCAAAGCGGCGAGGTGCTGTCGATGCGGCGCGTGCTGCCTTGGTGGAATTTCCGTACGCCCAAGCCCGGCAAGCGCGGCTGA
- a CDS encoding formate dehydrogenase accessory sulfurtransferase FdhD — protein sequence MTAAPRHRPFLTDARAPLTREITVVNEHGLSDTVSIPAERSLTVYVDKRELVTLMTLGALPELLVLGYLRNQRLVRSIDEVEAVTVDWEVQAAAVQTRHGIQDLDARTSQRVVTTGCGQGSVFGGLMDEIDDIRLPENAHLTQAQLYGLLDAIRLQETTYKSAGSVHGCALFQGERMLMFVEDVGRHNAIDTIAGWMWLQDPARMAGHDKVFYTTGRLTSEMIIKAAQMGIPIVVSRSGITQMGFELAERLGLCAIGRATNKHFLCYTAPWRLALQPELAAAPRPVRTAPQGA from the coding sequence GTGACCGCAGCGCCCCGCCACCGTCCTTTCCTGACCGACGCCCGTGCGCCACTGACGCGCGAGATCACCGTCGTCAACGAACATGGCCTGAGCGACACGGTTTCCATCCCGGCCGAGCGGTCGCTGACCGTCTACGTCGACAAGCGCGAACTGGTCACGCTGATGACCCTGGGCGCCTTGCCCGAACTGCTGGTGCTGGGCTATCTGCGCAACCAGCGCCTGGTGCGCTCCATCGACGAGGTCGAGGCGGTCACCGTCGATTGGGAAGTCCAGGCGGCGGCGGTGCAGACACGCCATGGCATCCAGGACCTCGACGCTCGCACTTCCCAGCGCGTGGTCACCACCGGCTGTGGCCAGGGCAGCGTCTTCGGCGGGTTGATGGACGAGATCGACGACATCCGCCTGCCCGAAAACGCCCACCTCACCCAGGCCCAGCTCTACGGCCTGCTCGATGCCATCCGGCTGCAGGAGACCACCTACAAGTCCGCCGGCTCCGTGCACGGGTGCGCGTTGTTCCAGGGCGAGCGCATGCTGATGTTCGTCGAGGACGTCGGGCGCCACAACGCCATCGACACTATCGCCGGATGGATGTGGCTGCAGGACCCGGCCCGGATGGCGGGCCACGACAAGGTGTTCTACACCACGGGCCGCCTTACCAGCGAAATGATCATCAAGGCGGCGCAGATGGGCATCCCCATCGTCGTCTCGCGCAGCGGCATCACGCAGATGGGCTTCGAACTGGCGGAACGCCTGGGCCTGTGCGCGATCGGCCGCGCCACCAACAAGCATTTCCTCTGCTACACGGCGCCCTGGCGCCTGGCCTTGCAGCCCGAGCTGGCCGCGGCGCCCCGCCCCGTTCGAACCGCGCCGCAGGGCGCCTGA